The genome window CAAGAAATTTCTACTGCAAAGGTTCCCGTGAAGGTTGGTATACAAAATGCTGATGAAGATGAAACTTCTAGTGGTGATGATGATGATTTCACTGATAGTGATAGTGAAATGTCTGAGGAAgatgagtccagtgatgaagATGAAGTGTCAAGCGATACAGATACTAGTGATGATTCTGGTTCGGAAGAACAGACACCTACCCCAAAGAAGGTGTGCACTAGATGTTCTTTTCCTCTAATGCCTAATGCAATCATGTCTCACCCTATTTATTCTTTCTATTATAGACTGAGGTAGTAGTTGGCAAGAAGAGGGCAATTGAAGCTGAGACACCTTCTGGTAAGAAGGCTAAGTCTGAACAATCTGCTCAGAAAACAGGTGAGCTACTACTTTTTTGTTCTTATAAAGCCCAACTAATGGATGtgtaagggcatgtacaacccaatTAAACGAGGGGTTTCTTGAGGGGACTTTTGGGGGTTAGGTGAAAAAAAATCAAGAGACGGCTCTTTGTGAAGAGTCAGTCTCTACATGACTATACATTCTGTGTCTTGGCTGTATTTATTATTTATGGGTTCAGGGTTGTATCGTGCAGTCTTTTAGAGCATCTCCGACAAGAAGTGCCATATTTGAGTTGTCAAAATTAAAATAAGACCTGATTTAAAGTGTGTAGGGCCACAAAAACGTTTGCAGCTCCAACAATTGAGCCCTAAATCATATTATTAGGAAATAAATCATgtttttagaaaataaaaaaattagGAATAGTGTATAAATGAGGATAGGGCTCCGGTATATTGAGTACTATATTTAGGATCTGAGAGGTCGACCTCTATAATGGTTTGATGAATTTTTGTAAAATAGAGCCCCTGTTGGAGCATGTTTTTGGTGCCAGAGTCCTATGTTTCAAAATAGAACCCCATTTAGGGCTCCTAGTGGAGATGTTCTTAGATGTCTCTTGTACTTGGAAAACTGTTCCAAGGGCtcagggttgtacatgccctaacaTTAACATGTGAAGTCTCAACTCTTTTCGTGTTTTTTATAAAGCCCAACTAATGGATGTATAAGGTTAACTTGCGAATGTCTAACTATATCTTCATTTACCTAAGGCGACAAGGTCTCAACTTCTCATCCTGCAAAGCAGTCCAGCAAGACTCCTGCAGACAAATCTACAAAGACCCCCACAGCTGACAAGAAGTCCCCCAAATCTGGGAGCCATGCCTGCAAGTCATGCAGCAAGTATGTATAGTTTATATGTATAGCGAATGATTATAATTTGGTATTGTAGTTCGCTAATAGTACCCTGTTGGACCAGATCTTTCGGCAGTGCGTCAGCACTTGAGTCTCATCAGAAGGCAAAGAAGCATGAAGCCTAGAGCACGTGCTATACCATCTACTCGTTATCAAAATCAGTGGTCTTATTTTTGAACTTGAAAATGTCCAAGTTTGGAACTTGCCCAGTAGTCATCTGATTAGTGGTGTTATTTTTCTTTGAACTTGGGAATTGTCTAGTTTGGGACATACGCGGTATGCCTGGTTAAGAACATGGGAAATGTCAGGTTAGAACAGGTCCTGCTGGCCCAGTTTTGGTCGTCGTCGAATGTTGCTAATGTTGGAACTGATTATTGTGACCCGTAAGGCCGTAAGGGAGAATCTTTGTTATCTGGTAGTGCCTAGTGCAAATCACCTTTTTCTCAGTTGTTAAACATCTTGCTTTTACGGTGTTCGTTTTTTCCCGAGAAATGTGCACGCAATTGGTTTGCGAGGGATGAGCCATGAAGTTTCGACCAGTATGTGCCCTACATAAGAAAATGAGCCATGAAGTTTTCTCAAATTATAGTAGCGAATTAGGTGCAACCATGCATCATTGTTCAATAAAATCTCAATTATTGTAGCGAATTAGGCAGAATATCTGTTGTCAGGCAAAACAGCACCGTAGCGTTGCACTGACATGTT of Zea mays cultivar B73 chromosome 8, Zm-B73-REFERENCE-NAM-5.0, whole genome shotgun sequence contains these proteins:
- the LOC103636373 gene encoding histone deacetylase HDT3-like is translated as MEFWGEEVKPGATVSCKVGDGLVIHLSQAALGEPKKASENAIVSVKIDDKKLVLGTLSVEKHPQISCDLVFDKDFELSHNSKTASVFFCGYKSPVPLFESDSGEDSSDEEVEPDLIPMQNNEIKISTAKVPVKVGIQNADEDETSSGDDDDFTDSDSEMSEEDESSDEDEVSSDTDTSDDSGSEEQTPTPKKTEVVVGKKRAIEAETPSGKKAKSEQSAQKTGDKVSTSHPAKQSSKTPADKSTKTPTADKKSPKSGSHACKSCSKSFGSASALESHQKAKKHEA